From Arachis hypogaea cultivar Tifrunner chromosome 3, arahy.Tifrunner.gnm2.J5K5, whole genome shotgun sequence:
AGCCCGAACTTGCTCCTGAAGTTGGGTCACTTCCAACTCCAAAATTTCATCTTCGAGGTAACTTCCACAACCACTTTGTCCCTCTCTTTAAGAGAATTTTCCAGCTCCAAAATCTTGTTCTCGTCCTTTCTTTTCGCTTTGCCCCGAAGCTCAGTAGTCCATCCCAAACACAACATCCTGGCACCAATCACCTAACACAAAAATGTGTGAAGAATGACAAAAGCAGCATATCCATAAACAAACGACAAaggcaaaaaatataaatatacctGCAGATAATGGCCAACGGCCTCCTGACTGATGTCCTTCAACATAGCAACATCGATGGGATGCTGACCCACCTTATCTGATAACTCGGCGAAAGGAAACCGTTCACTCTAACCAGAACGAGCACTAACGCCCCTAGAAAAGCTATGAAGGCGTAGCTTTTTTCCCAACTCAACATCCGTCCCAAAATTAGCTTCAGCACTAGAAAGAACTTCTAGAGATATTTCAGAATTAGGATTTTTCCTTTTCAAATGTCCAACAATGGACTAAGCAGCTTCAACTATAGGTCCTGAACCCTTCTCAATGACCTCGACAgtgctctctttcttctctttctttctcttatcTAAGTATGATCTCATACGAGCAGAGGATAAGCTCGGGACTTTTCCACCTACAGAAAAGAAGAAATTTAAGCCAAAACTAACAAACATCAAAAATGAAATATGACTGATCAAACACAATATTTTACCAATATAGCTTTCTAGAGCAGTTTTATCCCCCTCAAATTTCAAAAGCTCAGAAATCAACAATAGTTTTCCTGTTGAGAAACTCTCCAGCAAAAAGTCTAAAATCAAATTCTCCTCGTCCCCACGCCCAGGGGCGTCCAAAATTTGCATAGGTTCAGGACACCAATACAAAGGAAATTTTTCTATCAGCTCATCATCCAGGTAAAAAGGATATTCTGACTCACTAGATCCTATTTTTACATACAATTCTTTAAAACTCTTAAAAGAAGATTTGTACAAAACAAATAGGGCTCGCCCAGGTAACTACTGAGATATACCCAGAGCCCCTTGCAAACTCCTTTCGACTGAAATAGTGAAAAAAACAAAGTCAAAGTAGGAGGAGTCCCTAAGAACGCCATTAGGCACTTGAAATCACGCAAGAAAGCCCACGAGTTCGGATGTAATTGTGAGGGACCGCAGTTCAACTACGTTAAGACTTTGCATTCAAAACCAGTAAAAGGAACCCTAATCCCTAACTCAAAAAATATGCAtgtgtaaaaataaaaatatacccaaTCTCCCCTTCTCTCACAAACCCTGTCCCCCGCATTGCAGAGAAGAAATTCAACCCCTGCTACAGTACCAGCCCTAATGTACCTACTGAGCGACAAGCAAGAAACTTTTTCTACACTATCATACAAAAAAGAACAACACTTGACATCAGCGTGAATCCACGCATAAATATCATCCTTTACTTCAACCACTTTGTCActatctttttccttcttttctcttGCCATAGTAGAAACAAGCGAAAGAGACAATAAAGGAAAACTAACCTCTTGATGTCATGCTGCTTCAAACTTGGCAGAAATAGGTGGCTTACAGTCGTGCAAATGAGAGTAACACCCTCACACCATTAAAACACAAATCACGACAACTAATAATTATTGATCGTCTGATTTAGAAACTGTCCAATTGAACCATCAAGTGAATACACGGCCCTGATTGCAACTTCCAAAAACAAAGTAATAACTGCGGTAATAATACCACAAATGATTGCCATTACCAAAACAACATTAAATGAAAGCCCAAGATTTCAAAGGTTTGCGCGTTGAGCTTGGGGGCTACCAACCTTACACCGTTCTGAGATATAAGTGTCGGGAAAAGCTCAACTTGCCTCCACAATAGCAAGTCAAGCTTAGGGGCTATGATCCGCACCCGAGATACTTGAACAAATAGGGTTATATCTCCGAACTCctgatttgaaaatcaaaatatCTCTATAAAGTAACCGTTACAACACACCTTCATAGCTTCAACGCATAACTCAGCACAAACAGAATCAGCCGAAAAAATGCTCGTATCAAATCCCGAATAGTTCGGAAGAGCCGGTTCAGCACAACCTCTCCGGAAAGATAATAAATAGGGATCATAACAAGCATAGAGGCACAACTAGGATCAAAAGAAAAGAACAGTATACAACAAGACATAATTCTTGAGATTAAGGTTTTATATTATCGTATCTGTgaactgacttgagcgtcggaaccCTTTTTGCAGGTACTCCACACTACCCGGATTGAGAAAGATCTTAAGGTATAGCGCACGAAAGAAATGCATCACAAACACCGTTCCAACTGCATTTGACCTATATCTCGAAATAAAGTTCCTCGCAAGAACAATATATTTTGATGTTTAGATTTAAATGTGaaattttaatgataaaatataaataagttattatgtgagtgtaaaattttaaattttattattatatctgtcattaaatttaaatattaaaacatttatattatatttttaattattttattttattttttattaaactggTCGATCATGGTTAAATTATTAAACGGTTGAACCAGTCATTTGACCGTTCATTGACCGGTTCAATTCTCCCAATCTTCGTTATCACCTTCAAAGCTCGGAGAGGTGAAGGGAAAAGCCACACATGGCCACCTTCAACACACTCCAACCCCAACGCCTTCTCTCATTTtccctctcttctttttcttcctcttcctcctttccTCTTAGAAACCCCTTCCAACTCACATCACGTGTTTCTTCACATCATCCTCACGAGACCATCTCTTTCAAACAAAAACGacgccaacaacaacaacatcaaaccGGGCCTGGCTACTCTTCGGTCAAATCTCTAGTTGAAACACCAACCAGAAACTCAGTGAAAGCTGACCCTGACACCAGGTTCAATAGGAGAACACGTGATTACAGAGACAGAAccgcttcttcttcctctaccttGAGTGATAGTAGTAGTGGCAGACAAGCGGTTACTGAGAGATggcagaagaaggagaaggagaatctGGTGAACATGACGGAGGAGGAGCAGgacaagaagaataagaagaagaggaagaagaaagatcaAGATTCGCCAGAGTTGAAGTTGCGGGTTGCTCTTGATATGTGCTCCAAAAGAGGGGATGTGATGGGAGCATTGTCCTTATATGACTCAGCTCTTGCTAAAGGGGTCAAGTTGGGCCAGCACCATTACACCGTTCTCTTGTATCTTTGTTCTTCTGCTGCTGTTGGTGTTGTTCGACCCGCTAAAAGTGGAACCGGTTCTCGAACTTTGAATGCATTGCTTTCATCAGCCACTGATGAGGGCAATGATTCAGCAGAGTTGAATTATGCTTCAGACAGTGAAGTCTTGGTGTCAGCTTTCAATTCTGCTGAGAAATCAGGAAACCCTTTTGCAAATGAGGATTCTTCGTTTGTAAAAGATGGTTCTAGCTCTAGCAGACAAGAAGATCACGGAATTATGGTTAGTGAGGATGTCAAGAAATATGCACTACAGAGAGGGTTCGAAATATATGATAGTATGTGTTTGGATAAGGTCCAAGTGAATGAAGCTGCATTGACATCTGTGGCTAGAATGGCCATGTCCATGGGAGATGGTGATAGGGCTTTTGAGATGGTGAAGCAGATGAAGATCATGGGGATAAATCCTCGGTTACGGTCTTATGGTCCTGCTCTATCTACCTATTGTAGTAATGGAGAAATAGATAAAGCATTTGATGTTGAAAAGCACATGCTTGACGATGGCGTCTACCCTGAAGAGCCTGAATTGGAGGCACTCTTAAGGGTAAGCGTACAAGCCGGCAAGGGTGACAAGGTATACTATGTGTTGCATAAACTAAGAAGTAGTGTAAGGAAAGTCTCACCTTCTACTGCATCTTTGATTGTTGATTGGTTTAAGGGTAGACAGGCTTCTAGATTAGGGAAAAGAAAATGGGATATAAGATCAATAAAGGAAGCAATGGAAAATAGTGGTGGAGGTTGGCATGGACAAGGTTGGTTGGGAAAGGGAAAATGGGAAGTTTCTCATACAACAATTGGAGATGATGGAATGTGTAAATGCTGTGGAGTGCATTTAGCCACTATTGATCTTGATCCTATTGAAACTGAGAATTTTGCTAAGTCAGTGGCATCCATTGCTGTGATGAGGGAGAAAAAGTTGAACTTTCAGAAATTTCAAGTAAGCAACTAGATAATGTATTTTAGTTCTGGTCTCATTTTACATGGATGCAGTGGAATGAATAGAATTGTGAATTGCAGGCCTGGCTTGACAACCATGGACCTTTTGAAGCAGTGGTAGATGCTGCAAATGTAGGTCTATTCCGTCAAAGGAAATTCAAGCCATCCATGGTAAATTACTGAATGTACAAAATATTCAGCTTTTATGCATGCTGTGACTGTTGATTAATTTTTTCTGAGGTGAAACCTTTAGGTCAATGCTGTTGTTAATGGAATACGGCAAAAGCTCCCTTCAAGAAAATTTCCCCTTATTATTTTGCATCATCGTCGAATCAAAGGAGAGAAAATGGGTGAACCAATCAACAGGGCGCTAATTGATAGGTGGAATAATGCTGATGCACTCTATGCAACACCTACAGGATCAAATGATGACTGGTAAGAACAATATGGGATGATATAATTTCAACAACTTATTCATTCAGTTTCAATAAATTATGCATATCATCCTTCATTTGCTGACCTTTGCTTCAGGTATTGGTTGTATGCAGCTATAAAATTTAAATGCTTACTTGTTACAAACGATGAGATGAGAGATCATCTATTTCAGCTTCTGGGAAATGATTTCTTCCCCAAGTGGAAAGAGAGGCATCAGGTGAGCAAAGAAAGTTTTTCTATCAAGGCTTTGTTTTGATAGTCTTGCTGCATGCTTTTTGTATAATATATTTGATCAAATAGGGTATAATTTATCGCCATTAATTCTATTACCATACTTTTAACACTAGTATCCTTGTTCAAATTTAAGGTACGGTTCAGTTTCACTGATTCTGGTCCGCAGTTTCACATGCCGCCTCCTTGTTCCGTTGTAATTCAGGTACTGGAAAGCTCTTTAGAACATCAGGGAGCtaatattttcatcttttgttTTTTCCTAAAAAATGTGAAGCTGAATAGAAATAATGGATATGtaaagagaagaaaatgagaaGGGAATATAACATGGCATATTTGGTTAGCAGGAATCAGAGCAAGGCCACTGGCATGTTCCAATTGAGACAGAAGTTAACTATGAATCAGAGAGAAGATGGTTGTGCATTACCCGCTCGACCTCAGGCATGGTTTGTGAAGATTCTTCAACGGCTACTGGAAATAACTGAAGGCTTAATCACTGAGGATTGTATCTCGTACATATTGTTTCCATTGTTCCTTTTAGAACTCTACAGTTTACAATGTCATTGGCTATTGTTGTTTCAATGAAATTACTGATATCAGTTTACTCATTACTTAGTTTAATAACTCTGCATATCACTTCAATGGTGAATAACATGATATTCTGATCCTTTAAATTAGACTCTAATCAGGGGAATTTGCAAGATCAGCTCTTACAACTACAACCGCTTCTACCAAGGAGTTACAATGCAACAGCAGAATATTGGCAAGCGCAAAGAGCTTAAGGAATCACCTCGAGAAAtgtacaaaattttatattttttaagcaTTGTTGTCCTAATATACAAACTCGGATATTACCTAAAATTGCGGCTGTAGGATAGATTGCTGGTTGTACCATTGATTTTCATATATGAAGTTCAATTGTCATTTTTCAAGTATACTGAACTATGAATTAGAAAATTAACTGGGTATGTTCATGATTGCTATagaataatcttttttttttttggaagggTCAAGTTACATTAGGGGCTTAAACCCGAGACCTCCTAGCGAGAAGGGAGGACATATGCTGTTTGAGTTACGACTCATTGGCATAAATTAATCACTGTTCAACAAAATTTAAGCAAGAAAATGGGCCCAATCGCTGAAGCTGGCCTTGGGTCTAGCAAATCCAAACGACCCATGATAGGAACTTTTGTATTAGTATATGACCAAAAACCAGTAAGGTGCTGTGGCTTGTGTATTATTTGTATTTCACATGACATGAGGTATTGCACGTTCTAATGCTGTTTATGC
This genomic window contains:
- the LOC112790240 gene encoding proteinaceous RNase P 1, chloroplastic/mitochondrial, which codes for MATFNTLQPQRLLSFSLSSFSSSSSFPLRNPFQLTSRVSSHHPHETISFKQKRRQQQQHQTGPGYSSVKSLVETPTRNSVKADPDTRFNRRTRDYRDRTASSSSTLSDSSSGRQAVTERWQKKEKENLVNMTEEEQDKKNKKKRKKKDQDSPELKLRVALDMCSKRGDVMGALSLYDSALAKGVKLGQHHYTVLLYLCSSAAVGVVRPAKSGTGSRTLNALLSSATDEGNDSAELNYASDSEVLVSAFNSAEKSGNPFANEDSSFVKDGSSSSRQEDHGIMVSEDVKKYALQRGFEIYDSMCLDKVQVNEAALTSVARMAMSMGDGDRAFEMVKQMKIMGINPRLRSYGPALSTYCSNGEIDKAFDVEKHMLDDGVYPEEPELEALLRVSVQAGKGDKVYYVLHKLRSSVRKVSPSTASLIVDWFKGRQASRLGKRKWDIRSIKEAMENSGGGWHGQGWLGKGKWEVSHTTIGDDGMCKCCGVHLATIDLDPIETENFAKSVASIAVMREKKLNFQKFQAWLDNHGPFEAVVDAANVGLFRQRKFKPSMVNAVVNGIRQKLPSRKFPLIILHHRRIKGEKMGEPINRALIDRWNNADALYATPTGSNDDWYWLYAAIKFKCLLVTNDEMRDHLFQLLGNDFFPKWKERHQVRFSFTDSGPQFHMPPPCSVVIQESEQGHWHVPIETEVNYESERRWLCITRSTSGMVCEDSSTATGNN